A region of the Euzebya sp. genome:
TCGTACCCGCCGCGGCGAGCCGCTCGACGAGGTCCTTCGCGTCCGCGAGCCACCGACCGGCGTAGATGGCGCTGCCGACGACGATGCCGTCGACGTCGGTGAGGTCGCCGACCGCCCTCGGGAGGGGACGGTCGACATCCGCGCCGAGCTCCTCGAGGCGCCCCGCGATCACCTCCGCGATCCCGTCGGTCGATCCGTGCTTGCTGGCGGCGGTCACGACGATGCGCATCTGCGGCTCCTGTCCCGAGGCGGTCGTCCTCGCAGGATCCGCCTGCGGGGAGGGGCGGGTCAGGGCCGATCGTCGGCGATGTCCGGGGACCTTCGTCCCCGCCGGGGCGTCACTCCACGGTCAGGTCGATCGCGGCGGAGGAGTCGCCCTGCGCACCGGACCAGGTCAGCCAGAGGGTGTGCTGGCCCGGTTCGAGACCGCTGACGTCGACGATCCAGATCCCCGGGTTCTCCGGGGTGACGGGCAGGGGGAGGCGGTCGACACCGGCGGAGTCGTCATCGGTCAGCGGTGGTGAGATCTCGGCCCCGAGCTCGCCCTCCGGGTAGGTGACGACGATGCGGGCGTCGGCGGTGAGCTCCTCACGCGAGCCGGGGAACCCGTCCGAGCACACACCGCTCTCCTCTGTGGTCCAACAGGAGGTGTAGGGCTCGGCGACCACGTCGTCGGCCTCCGCGCTGACCCCGAACGGGGGTGCGGTCTCGGGGTCGCCGGCGCCGCTGCCGTCGTCGCCGATCCCGCCATCGGGTTCGACCGGGATCGGGGTGTCGCTGCCGACCGGGCTGCTGGAGGTGCCGATCCCGCCGTCCGGTTCGACCGGGATCGGGGTGTCGGCGTCGGACGGGGTGTCCCCGATCCCGCCGTCGGGCTCGACCGGGATGGGCGCCTCGCTGTCCGGTTCGGTCACCGGGTCGGTCGGGTCACCGCCGGCACCCACGTCCGTGGCCGAGCCGGCGCAGCCGGCCCCGGCGAGGGCCAGGACGAGGAGCAGGGCGAGGAGGGGGAGGGGGGTGCGCATCGTGGTCAGGTGTCCTTCGTGGGGTGGGTCGCCAGGGTGTGACGCGCCGACGGACCCCAGGGTTCCCGACGACCGGACGGTTGGCCGCTCTCAGGACGTCCCGCTACACTCCGCGTTCCTCAAAGGCCACGGGCGAGTGGCGGAATTGGCAGACGCGCACGGTTCAGGTCCGTGTGTCTTCGGACATGGGGGTTCAAGTCCCCCCTCGCCCACCACCACCTCCAAACCACATCTGACCTGTGGATATGGGCCCGAAGCGGGGGCTCGGCGAGGTCGCGTGTCGCTGCGGCGCGGGGCTCCCTTGACCAACTCATGACCAACCTTGACCAACTGCGGTTGTGAAACGGGGTGGGATTGACGGTTCCGCCGTGGGCGTCGCGGCGTCGTCAGCGGCCGGGCGATCGGGGGGCCGTCGGCGGGTCGGGCGCGGGGTGTCCACCGGCCGAGTTCGCTGCCCACAGATGTGGGGGCGTGGGTCGTGCGGCGGCCGTCGGGTTGAAGAGCGCCTCGACGATGATTGTTGGCGGCCATGTGGTCGTCGTCGGGCACGACGTGGGCGTAGCTGGCGTCGGAGTGGCCCAAGCGGTTGGCAACGACGTGGACCGGGACTCCTGGGTGAGCATGAGCGCGGCATCCCAGTAGCGCAGCCCGTGCACGTTGATGGGCGGCGGCGCAGTCACGGACATCGATCCCGTCCGGGGTTGCCGGATCGAGTGGAGCACCCAGACCTAGACGAATGAGATCCGTGGGCACGCTCTCTGTGAGTAGCGTCCTTGCTAGCTCGGCCTTGACCGGACTCACCGTGCACAAGGTTGAAGCCGCCGTTCTTGTGGCGACATCCGTTCACGAACGATCAAGTGGACCATCGGCCGCGACGCTGCGTGGGAGGTGTCTCCCGAGCGCCTGTAGACAACTAGTCCAGGGTGGGTGGGTCAACCCCATTCTCCTCGGACCACGCCAAAACCTGTTCGTGAAGCGTGTCCACTACAGCCTGCAGTGAACCAGCTTGACTATGTTGCGCCCCCGCCAACGCGGGCCGGTGCATGGGCAGCCAACCCTTCTGTGGCGCGAATTGGTCGAATAGGAGATCGGTAAACGGACTGCCGACCTTCGGATTCACACGAGAACGGGCGTTGAACTCTTCCTCGGCGAGGGCAAGTACTCGCAGGCGCTTCTCTTCGTTCTCACGTACCGCGGGATGCACGTAAACGGTGAGGCGCCACAGCCCTTGGTGAGCCTCGTTAAGGGAACGGATCCTCCGTGAATGCAGGTCGTCCCACTCGGAGAGTTTAAGAATGCTCTGCCCGCCATTAATCAACACGCGAACGTCCGCGTCCTTATGCATCATCTTGGGCCGAGGCAGATGAATGAGGACCTGCCCTGGGTCGGCCCCGGCTAGGGCGGCGATGCGGTCCTCTAGTTCTCGCCGGGTTTGCGGCCGGGCTCCGTATCGGGCATAGAGGTCAGCGGCATCCGCAGGCAGGTCGTCTTTCACCGCTAGGAATGCGACCTTGTATAGGCGTCGTTCACGCAGTGCACTTCCGAGCTCTCGGCAGAGCGCTCGGTCGGCCGCGGACGGGGCGATGTCGATGCCGTAGGCAGCGGCCAAGTCGGGATTGGCCAAAATCTGCAGAAGGACGTCGTCGGTTAGGTCAAGAAACGCATCGTCCTGGGACTGGGGGTCATCCTCGCCCATTGCCAGTCCCAGAGCTTGAACGGCGCGACCGATCATTACGGACGCAGCGTTCTTGGCATGGTGGAAGTAGACGCGTTCCGCAAGAGTGTAACGATGCGTGAGTAGCGCGACAATCTCGGACTCTACGTCGGGCCTTGGCATACCCGCCTTGTCGATGTTGACGGCAAGGCGGCGACGGTTGAGTTCGACCGGCGTCTCTGGACCCGTGAGAGTAAGGTAATCAAGGAACCGGCGGTTAATCGTGACCGGCATCCCGCACGCCGCCAAGTCACGGGGCACGTAGTCGAGTAGGTCGGCACAGAGGGTATTCCCGACGATATCCCCAACGTACGGATACTTGAGCGCGGCTATCTCCTCGTCCGTCTTGGCTTCGAGGGTCTTGACCAAGACTTCGAATTCGTCTTGGCCGATGGTGCTTCGTAGCAGGTCACCGATGTGGCTTTCAACTAGGAGAGCTTGCATCCTGCTGGGGTTCTTGTCATGACGCTGGAGTAGCGAGAACTCGTCCTCCAGTGTGTGACCGTAGGGCACGTGGGGGAGATCGTGGAGAAGACACGCCAGTCGTGCAACCCGTCGCGCGCTGGCTTCAACTTCACCAGGTGTCGTGCGATTCCGGGCGACCGCCTGGAGCATCTCCTCGGCACGCTGCAGTGTGCCGAGCGAATGCTCGAAGCGGGTGTGCAGGGCGCCGCGGTAGACGTAGTTCGTCGTGCCCAGTTGCTTGATGCCGGCCAGTCGCTGGAACTGGGGTGAAT
Encoded here:
- a CDS encoding HD domain-containing protein, encoding MSKLLPVNPYSDLSIDSEVRERVKTYTLPPDDTVRLYGPEVTIVDSPQFQRLAGIKQLGTTNYVYRGALHTRFEHSLGTLQRAEEMLQAVARNRTTPGEVEASARRVARLACLLHDLPHVPYGHTLEDEFSLLQRHDKNPSRMQALLVESHIGDLLRSTIGQDEFEVLVKTLEAKTDEEIAALKYPYVGDIVGNTLCADLLDYVPRDLAACGMPVTINRRFLDYLTLTGPETPVELNRRRLAVNIDKAGMPRPDVESEIVALLTHRYTLAERVYFHHAKNAASVMIGRAVQALGLAMGEDDPQSQDDAFLDLTDDVLLQILANPDLAAAYGIDIAPSAADRALCRELGSALRERRLYKVAFLAVKDDLPADAADLYARYGARPQTRRELEDRIAALAGADPGQVLIHLPRPKMMHKDADVRVLINGGQSILKLSEWDDLHSRRIRSLNEAHQGLWRLTVYVHPAVRENEEKRLRVLALAEEEFNARSRVNPKVGSPFTDLLFDQFAPQKGWLPMHRPALAGAQHSQAGSLQAVVDTLHEQVLAWSEENGVDPPTLD